One genomic window of Calditerrivibrio sp. includes the following:
- a CDS encoding CBS domain-containing protein yields MLAKDIMEPFDGNALQPEWTLKEAVEFMSNLKKTDGTVGVKGMLVMDGSRLVGTLSMEDVLKAVIPFYINPTLGDFTWEGMMLSMAEKMCSRKVRDIMNKNLVTVKKDDPLMKCAEKLIKYNIQRLPVLDGEQVVGIILIRDLYNIIVKKILGKLNGDNYGSCDK; encoded by the coding sequence ATGTTGGCCAAAGATATCATGGAGCCCTTTGATGGCAATGCCTTACAGCCGGAATGGACTTTGAAAGAAGCAGTGGAATTCATGAGTAATCTCAAAAAAACTGATGGAACGGTTGGTGTAAAAGGTATGTTGGTTATGGATGGATCAAGACTTGTAGGCACACTGTCTATGGAGGATGTGCTAAAGGCAGTGATCCCTTTTTATATTAATCCTACGTTGGGTGATTTCACGTGGGAAGGGATGATGCTCAGCATGGCTGAAAAGATGTGTAGTAGAAAAGTAAGGGATATAATGAATAAAAATTTGGTTACAGTCAAGAAGGATGATCCGTTGATGAAATGTGCTGAAAAATTGATAAAGTATAATATTCAAAGACTACCTGTTTTAGATGGTGAACAGGTGGTGGGGATCATTTTGATCCGGGACCTTTACAACATTATCGTTAAAAAGATCTTGGGAAAACTTAATGGAGATAATTATGGAAGTTGTGATAAATAG
- a CDS encoding cation diffusion facilitator family transporter: MIQKTKLPLISISFAATLAVVKLIVALYSGSLAVLASALDSVLDIVSSAVNYFALRASEAPPDKTHPYGHGKFEALAAFVQSLIILATGVYLLLKSIFNIVSKQPVKDLQAGIFVMLFSVVMTLLLTLILRYYAKKFNSSIILTDSLHYEIDLFTNSSVLISLLLTKYTSRYEIDYIMSALISLYILYTAGKLAKDVSKELLDSEVSDADQKKIGDILSVYNENLIDYHRIRTRSSGKTKFLDMHITLCKNMTLSEAHSIADFIEKDLKDKMGDIDVVIHIDPCEVINCPGQGNCEKITKMDKKKV; the protein is encoded by the coding sequence ATGATTCAAAAGACTAAGTTACCCCTCATATCCATATCTTTTGCTGCAACGTTGGCTGTTGTAAAGCTTATTGTGGCACTCTATTCAGGGTCATTGGCAGTGCTTGCTTCTGCATTGGATTCTGTGTTAGACATAGTATCTTCCGCAGTAAACTATTTTGCTCTAAGGGCATCGGAAGCTCCTCCAGATAAGACCCATCCCTATGGACATGGCAAGTTTGAGGCCCTTGCTGCTTTTGTTCAATCCCTTATCATATTGGCAACAGGTGTATATCTACTGCTCAAATCGATTTTTAATATCGTGTCAAAACAACCTGTTAAAGATCTTCAGGCAGGTATTTTTGTAATGCTTTTCTCTGTGGTTATGACATTGCTATTGACATTAATACTTAGGTATTATGCTAAAAAGTTTAACTCTTCAATCATATTAACCGATTCCCTGCATTATGAGATAGATCTTTTTACCAACTCCAGTGTACTCATCTCCCTACTACTTACCAAATACACATCTCGATATGAAATAGACTATATTATGTCTGCTTTAATATCCCTTTATATTTTATATACCGCAGGTAAGTTAGCTAAGGATGTATCGAAGGAACTTCTGGATAGTGAGGTTTCGGATGCTGATCAAAAGAAGATAGGGGATATACTATCAGTTTATAACGAAAATCTCATCGATTATCACAGAATAAGGACCAGAAGCTCTGGTAAGACTAAATTCTTGGATATGCATATCACACTGTGTAAAAATATGACTCTATCTGAAGCCCATAGTATTGCAGATTTTATTGAAAAGGATCTAAAGGATAAGATGGGGGATATAGATGTGGTAATTCATATCGATCCATGTGAAGTGATCAATTGCCCGGGCCAGGGTAATTGTGAAAAGATTACAAAGATGGATAAAAAGAAAGTTTAA
- a CDS encoding YybS family protein, with the protein MYALNFFLPQVAFLSNLFITTFLTLYLIDKSGFLDDKRKIVLFLICLCFLAIYSYKGALNFLFMAGIPAFAVFLHLKNRLNKLEPVIFGPLPAFLLTLLILLFFDDTKGAFLEYVRRNIDTVISTMEKSGGEDLSGRMGYLKNNKDMLAITVLYLIPSVSYVYISFMTLIAQKIATIKMMVVPQLFKVPFHMVWLLILGGFTFLSDRLEVKVISYNTFIIFTYLYFIQGSNLITYILMKKRLLWLRIILLLLILLHPYVILAIAFIGLFDNWFNFATLPENDSKD; encoded by the coding sequence CTGTATGCATTAAACTTCTTTCTTCCCCAAGTTGCTTTTTTATCGAATCTTTTTATCACTACTTTTCTAACACTTTATCTTATAGATAAATCAGGCTTTTTAGATGATAAGAGAAAAATTGTCCTTTTTTTAATTTGCCTATGCTTTTTAGCTATTTATAGTTATAAAGGTGCTTTGAATTTCCTCTTTATGGCAGGTATACCTGCTTTTGCTGTTTTTTTGCATCTAAAAAATAGATTAAATAAACTTGAACCAGTTATCTTTGGACCGTTGCCAGCTTTTCTTTTAACCCTTTTGATACTTTTATTCTTTGATGATACCAAAGGGGCTTTTTTGGAATATGTTAGAAGAAATATAGATACCGTGATTTCTACTATGGAGAAATCTGGAGGTGAGGATCTAAGTGGTAGAATGGGTTATCTTAAAAACAATAAGGATATGTTAGCGATCACAGTTTTGTATCTAATACCATCTGTCAGCTATGTATATATCTCATTCATGACATTGATAGCTCAAAAAATAGCCACTATAAAGATGATGGTTGTGCCTCAGCTTTTCAAAGTTCCCTTTCACATGGTATGGTTATTGATACTTGGAGGTTTTACATTTTTGAGTGATAGGTTAGAGGTAAAGGTAATTTCCTACAATACGTTTATCATTTTCACATATCTTTACTTCATACAGGGAAGCAATTTAATCACATATATCCTTATGAAAAAAAGGTTGTTATGGCTCAGGATTATACTGCTATTACTTATTTTACTGCATCCCTATGTTATATTAGCCATTGCTTTTATAGGTCTTTTTGATAATTGGTTTAATTTTGCAACTCTACCTGAAAATGATTCAAAAGACTAA